In the Lepisosteus oculatus isolate fLepOcu1 chromosome 6, fLepOcu1.hap2, whole genome shotgun sequence genome, one interval contains:
- the LOC107078145 gene encoding calcium-binding tyrosine phosphorylation-regulated protein-like gives MYRCPPKLVVPPGLRTLLEGLSRAVVSHQPENISQFSGSYFAELLRFRAENPSLDIKDLVKQSQAAKVGQISGQDTRELCTPGITDTVLREACIPSPPAVGPVGSHEITRVYYESSTLTKSSAPFPVTGSQEQPVSEPKTDHDQEPEVVIFRRKSYISTASPDAEILLQDQIPCQEINSALFERVPSSQFDITSNTVLIKTPSVPCEYVIVVQSENVPETIVFHRNPSEIEEAKKPSLSTLSATPPPAPADEEKPIEWECTPEVEPLESTSLPLEEFPLDMISYQLASVLENVVTLPPVEQPEDACWRDDKAILKKHSVSDELSTESPLGTGESHPRVQTVPKPYRRPLSVSDASTQTFAHESTTFAEPVNIGLCGPSLDKPYIGKTEALIIPNLASRSLHTEPTPECTRTPDQRRVAGATPVSEAAEAGPEGVFGALGALCVLTGPEARGGVPSVVPYHTPPSVIQCGPDHVLIAEQPGLPLYPGFGQQHSAPYVTTTFPALHGLCSHHVADQHYAGNTFFQAPFPQVPPPHYLVISPPAPQDLKTAPLSCQLLAQECAHPQGLRLSPLGEAAQTPAAAGSPPGQLGQLLQVTPEVLAEPRHTPPAGLLLNYCPTLTG, from the exons ATGTACAGATGTCCCCCTAAGCTGGTTGTGCCCCCCGGCCTGAGGACTCTGCTGGAGGGGCTGAGCAGAGCAGTGGTGAGCCACCAGCCGGAGAACATCTCTCAGTTCTCCGGCTCTTATTTCGCCGAGCTGCTCCGCTTCAGGGCTG aaaaccctTCCCTTGACATTAAGGACCTTGTAAAGCAGTCCCAGGCAGCCAAAG TTGGACAAATATCAGGCCAAGACACGAGAGAGCTGTGCACCCCAGGGATCACTGACACAGTGCTAAGGGAGGCATGCATCCCATCTCCACCAGCAGTAGGACCGGTGGGGTCCCATGAGATAACTCGTGTTTACTATGAGTCTTCCACTCTAACAAAAAGCAGTGCTCCCTTCCCAGTGACCGGAAGCCAAGAACAGCCCGTTTCCGAGCCCAAGACTGATCATGATCAAGAGCCAGAGGTGGTCATTTTCCGGCGAAAGTCCTATATCAGCACTGCCTCTCCAGATGCTGAAATCTTGCTCCAGGATCAGATTCCTTGTCAGGAAATTAATTCGGCTTTGTTTGAGAGAGTGCCATCAAGCCAGTTTGATATCACTTCAAATACAGTGTTGATCAAAaccccttctgttccttgtgAGTATGTGATCGTGGTGCAATCCGAGAACGTTCCTGAGACAATAGTATTCCATAGAAATCCGTCAGAAATTGAAGAAGCGAAAAAGCCTTCCTTATCCACGCTCTCTGCCACCCCACCGCCAGCGCCAGCGGATGAAGAAAAGCCAATTGAATGGGAATGCACCCCAGAGGTGGAACCATTGGAAAGCACCTCTTTACCACTGGAAGAATTTCCTTTGGATATGATCAGTTACCAACTTGCCTCTGTGTTGGAGAACGTGGTAACACTGCCACCTGTTGAACAGCCTGAAGACGCTTGCTGGCGGGACGATAAGGCCATTCTGAAGAAACACTCAGTTTCTGATGAGCTTAGCACAGAATCCCCACTGGGGACAGGAGAATCCCATCCTAGAGTACAAACAGTTCCAAAACCTTACCGAAGACCTCTGTCCGTTAGCGATGCTTCTACTCAGACATTTGCACATGAAAGCACCACTTTTGCTGAGCCAGTCAACATTGGACTTTGTGGACCGTCTTTGGATAAACCATACATTGGTAAAACAGAAGCTTTAATAATCCCCAATTTGGCTTCAAGGTCACTACATACTGAGCCCACTCCTGAATGTACAAGGACACCTG ATCAGCGTAGAGTTGCGGGAGCCACGCCCGTGAGCGAGGCTGCTGAGGCTGGACCGGAAGGTGTCTTCGGGGCCCTGGGGGCCCTTTGTGTCCTCACGGGCCCTGAGGCACGGGGTGGGGTGCCATCCGTGGTCCCGTATCACACCCCTCCCTCGGTCATACAGTGTGGTCCTGACCACGTGCTGATAGCTGAACAGCCTGGTCTTCCTCTGTATCCGGGATTTGGGCAGCAGCACAGCGCCCCCTACGTGACAACAACCTTTCCAGCCTTGCATGGACTTTGCTCCCACCATGTGGCTGACCAGCACTATGCAGGAAACACCTTCTTTCAGGCACCCTTCCCTCAGGTGCCCCCACCGCACTATCTCGTGATCAGCCCCCCTGCTCCCCAGGACCTCAAGACGGCTCCCTTGTCGTGCCAGCTGCTGGCTCAGGAGTGTGCCCACCCCCAGGGGCTGCGGCTCAGCCCCCTGGGTGAAGCAGCCCAGACACCAGCGGCGGCCGGCAGCCCCCCTGGCCAGCTGGGGCAGCTCCTGCAGGTGACCCCGGAGGTGCTGGCAGAGCCAAGACACACGCCGCCCGCAG GCTTACTCCTGAATTACTGCCCCACACTCACGGGGTAA